One genomic segment of Nocardia spumae includes these proteins:
- a CDS encoding fumarylacetoacetate hydrolase family protein — MSTSVLRTADAWWVQTPTGAVRIDTAATTTRQLLADRDAIARAAAGSETVAVDSLSLVSPVTSPCRVVAQMTNFASHVKDSGMDPATVPLTFFRKASGSISGPQDDILRPAHVQLLDYEVEIGIVFGRDMPVGSDIAAENLTEFIAGLVVTNDVSARDVQLPKTQFYEAKSYPTFTPVGPALVLLDADELRRFGDLRLRLWVNGQARQDMTVADMIYRPVEALRALTRFQRMQAGDLLLTGTPVGTALSAPPKLAEIIGSLLPPKTKWKMFFRRQAENPKYLRDGDVVEAAIRTDDGAIDLGRQRTVVRYAR, encoded by the coding sequence ATGAGCACATCCGTACTCCGCACCGCCGACGCCTGGTGGGTACAGACGCCGACGGGCGCGGTCCGCATCGACACCGCCGCGACGACCACACGGCAACTGCTCGCTGATCGCGACGCGATCGCCAGGGCCGCTGCCGGCTCGGAAACCGTGGCAGTCGACAGCCTTTCGCTGGTTTCGCCGGTCACCTCGCCGTGTCGTGTCGTGGCCCAAATGACGAACTTCGCCTCGCACGTGAAGGACTCGGGCATGGACCCCGCAACGGTGCCGTTGACATTCTTCCGCAAAGCATCCGGATCGATCAGCGGTCCGCAGGATGACATTCTGCGTCCCGCGCACGTTCAGCTTCTCGACTACGAGGTCGAGATCGGTATCGTCTTCGGCCGCGACATGCCGGTCGGCTCGGACATCGCAGCGGAGAACCTGACGGAGTTCATCGCGGGCCTGGTCGTGACCAACGATGTCTCCGCGCGCGATGTGCAACTACCGAAAACTCAGTTCTACGAGGCGAAGTCGTATCCCACCTTCACCCCGGTCGGCCCAGCGCTGGTACTGCTGGACGCCGATGAACTGCGGAGGTTCGGGGATCTGCGGCTGCGGCTGTGGGTCAACGGACAGGCGCGACAGGACATGACAGTCGCGGACATGATCTACCGTCCGGTCGAGGCCCTACGTGCGCTGACCCGCTTCCAGCGAATGCAGGCCGGGGACCTGCTGCTCACCGGCACTCCCGTCGGCACCGCCCTCAGCGCACCACCCAAACTTGCGGAGATCATCGGGTCGCTGCTGCCACCGAAAACCAAGTGGAAGATGTTCTTCCGACGCCAAGCCGAGAATCCGAAGTACCTTCGGGACGGTGACGTGGTCGAGGCCGCGATTCGAACCGACGACGGCGCCATCGACCTGGGCCGCCAACGCACGGTCGTGAGGTACGCCCGGTGA
- a CDS encoding VOC family protein — translation MSGLQDVHSGLHSDSGALAGEHPGRSLDPVVKVLDLAWLEFEKPDLDAAEVFAHAFGFATAMRSTDEVHLRGNDPGSPCVLIRRGGRSRFVGPAFRAADTADLVRLARVTGAQSLPLPESLGGLSVVLTDPSHLRVRVVSDTHELSALPTQRPHVFNFGHDVARANAPQRPSRVPALVQRLGHVVVQTTKYRETLDWYLKNLGLIVSDFLYYPGQRERGPVMSFIRCDRGSLPADHHTLALTLGPSNRYVHSAYQVADLDTLAAGGEYLRAQGYHRSWGIGRHIQGSQIFDYWRDPDGFMVEHFSDGDMFDHTVEPGWAPMTASGLAQWGPPATKDFLGIKPGTESLRELRAIGTALREDNEFDIRRLRGLLKVANS, via the coding sequence ATGAGCGGCCTCCAGGACGTACACAGCGGACTGCACAGCGACAGCGGCGCGTTGGCCGGCGAGCATCCCGGCAGGTCTCTCGATCCGGTGGTGAAAGTGCTCGATCTCGCGTGGCTGGAATTCGAAAAGCCCGATCTGGACGCGGCAGAGGTCTTTGCCCACGCCTTCGGCTTCGCGACCGCGATGCGTTCCACCGATGAGGTACACCTGCGTGGAAACGATCCGGGTTCGCCCTGTGTTCTCATCCGTCGCGGAGGTCGTTCGAGGTTCGTCGGTCCGGCCTTCCGTGCCGCCGACACGGCCGACCTGGTGCGACTGGCGCGAGTGACCGGTGCGCAGTCCCTGCCACTACCGGAGTCGCTGGGCGGGTTGAGCGTTGTCCTCACCGACCCGAGTCACTTGCGAGTGCGAGTAGTGAGCGACACCCACGAACTGTCAGCCTTGCCGACGCAACGGCCGCACGTGTTCAACTTCGGACATGATGTGGCACGTGCCAACGCCCCCCAGCGTCCGTCGCGAGTGCCCGCACTGGTGCAACGCCTCGGCCATGTCGTGGTCCAGACGACGAAGTATCGGGAAACTCTCGACTGGTACCTGAAGAATCTGGGGCTGATCGTCAGCGACTTCCTCTACTATCCCGGACAGCGGGAACGGGGTCCCGTCATGAGCTTCATTCGCTGCGACCGGGGTTCGCTTCCCGCCGATCATCACACCCTCGCGCTGACGCTGGGCCCGTCGAATCGGTATGTGCACTCCGCGTACCAGGTCGCGGACCTCGACACACTCGCCGCGGGGGGTGAGTACTTGCGCGCGCAGGGATACCACCGGTCCTGGGGGATCGGCCGCCACATTCAAGGCAGCCAGATCTTCGACTACTGGCGCGACCCCGATGGATTCATGGTCGAGCATTTCAGCGACGGCGACATGTTCGATCACACCGTCGAGCCTGGCTGGGCCCCGATGACGGCATCCGGCCTCGCCCAGTGGGGTCCCCCCGCGACCAAGGACTTCCTGGGCATCAAGCCCGGAACCGAATCGCTGCGCGAGCTGCGGGCCATCGGCACCGCACTGCGCGAGGACAACGAATTCGATATCCGCCGCCTGCGCGGCCTGCTGAAAGTGGCCAATTCATGA
- a CDS encoding TetR/AcrR family transcriptional regulator encodes MTAHNGSEPSRLERRKARTRSALVGAAQSLLAEGKGNVPILDITQAADVGMGSFYNHFQSREELFRAAVEEALDHYGALLDQLCADVDDPAQVFAQSFRLTGRLHRREPILSKVLLNDGLALTNSGRGLVPRARRDIEAAAVAGRFDVRDPELAMTVVTGAALCLGKLLHDKPERDDCEASDHVTEGLLRMFGVPPGEAHDICQRPLPALGDPRGRLPA; translated from the coding sequence ATGACCGCACACAACGGTTCGGAACCCAGCCGCCTCGAGCGCCGCAAAGCCCGCACGCGTTCCGCGCTTGTCGGTGCCGCGCAATCACTGCTGGCGGAGGGGAAGGGCAACGTGCCGATCCTCGATATCACTCAGGCCGCCGACGTCGGAATGGGATCGTTCTACAACCACTTCCAGAGCCGCGAAGAACTGTTCCGTGCCGCAGTCGAGGAAGCGCTGGACCACTACGGCGCACTTCTCGACCAGCTGTGCGCAGACGTGGACGATCCGGCTCAGGTATTCGCGCAGAGTTTCCGCCTCACCGGGCGTCTGCACCGCCGCGAGCCCATTCTCAGCAAGGTCCTGCTCAACGACGGGCTCGCCCTCACGAACTCGGGACGGGGCCTCGTACCCCGCGCACGTCGCGATATCGAGGCCGCGGCTGTGGCCGGCCGATTCGATGTCCGAGACCCCGAGTTGGCAATGACCGTCGTCACGGGCGCCGCGCTGTGCCTCGGGAAACTGCTGCATGACAAACCGGAACGCGACGACTGCGAGGCCTCTGACCACGTGACCGAGGGGCTGCTACGAATGTTCGGTGTGCCTCCCGGGGAAGCGCACGATATCTGCCAACGTCCGCTTCCTGCACTCGGCGACCCGCGAGGTCGTTTGCCGGCGTAG
- a CDS encoding Zn-ribbon domain-containing OB-fold protein has protein sequence MSAPTLQHRAHVGTTSAEEILMILRCAKCDKLFAPLTAGCSSCASDVLERVPSSGAGSIVSWRVVDRAGAGGTPSTVAIVELDEGPWVYTCLEGEVPLLPDRPVRVHFQPRPRGDRFPVFVVG, from the coding sequence ATGTCTGCGCCCACACTTCAGCACAGGGCTCATGTCGGCACAACGAGCGCGGAAGAGATCTTGATGATCCTGCGATGCGCGAAGTGTGACAAATTGTTCGCGCCGCTGACGGCCGGATGTTCCTCGTGTGCGTCGGATGTCCTGGAACGGGTGCCGTCGTCGGGTGCGGGTTCGATCGTGTCGTGGCGGGTGGTGGATCGTGCCGGCGCGGGTGGTACGCCGTCGACGGTCGCGATCGTGGAACTCGACGAGGGGCCGTGGGTCTACACCTGCCTGGAGGGTGAGGTGCCATTGCTTCCGGATCGGCCGGTGCGTGTGCATTTCCAGCCGCGCCCGCGAGGCGACAGGTTTCCGGTCTTCGTGGTGGGCTGA
- a CDS encoding MarR family winged helix-turn-helix transcriptional regulator produces the protein MVNRPLDSRGVFLLSQIGHHVAYRFTEQLARLDLDPAHFAVLGHLAATDGRSQQELADLLRVHRNAMVGLVDELQERGLVTRQPHPDDRRAHAVHLTEHAREALEAIQSEADALESEILAPLDEAERTLLLPLLQRIAAHANLPAGIHPGLQRRRRARREPR, from the coding sequence ATGGTGAACCGGCCGCTGGACTCGCGTGGGGTATTCCTGTTGTCGCAGATCGGTCATCACGTGGCATACCGGTTCACCGAGCAGCTGGCGCGATTGGATCTGGATCCGGCCCACTTCGCGGTCCTGGGCCACCTGGCCGCCACGGACGGTCGCAGCCAGCAAGAACTCGCGGATCTGCTACGGGTTCACCGCAACGCGATGGTCGGACTGGTCGACGAGCTACAGGAGCGCGGCCTGGTGACCCGGCAGCCCCATCCGGACGACCGCCGCGCACACGCGGTCCACCTCACCGAGCACGCGCGCGAAGCACTCGAGGCCATCCAATCCGAGGCCGATGCACTGGAATCGGAAATCCTCGCCCCCCTCGACGAGGCCGAGCGAACCCTGCTCCTCCCGCTGCTGCAACGCATCGCCGCACACGCGAACCTCCCCGCCGGAATCCATCCCGGCCTGCAACGACGGCGCCGCGCACGCAGAGAACCCCGGTAA
- a CDS encoding antibiotic biosynthesis monooxygenase family protein — MTAFSDPAVPDTDSPVTVINTMAVPVAQRDLFLQRWRDNAQYMASAPGFRRSRMFQAAGEAAEAVFVNVGDWDSGAALRSALDTSRWRRLNQRIQEDLDLTARPMIYRLAFDIAPGDVLSR, encoded by the coding sequence ATGACAGCTTTCAGCGACCCCGCCGTTCCCGACACCGATTCCCCGGTCACCGTGATCAATACGATGGCCGTACCCGTGGCACAGCGGGACCTGTTCCTGCAACGCTGGCGGGACAATGCCCAGTACATGGCATCCGCGCCGGGTTTCCGCCGATCCCGGATGTTCCAGGCGGCCGGCGAGGCCGCCGAGGCGGTCTTCGTCAACGTCGGAGACTGGGACAGCGGTGCCGCCCTGCGTAGCGCTCTCGACACTTCGCGATGGCGTCGGCTGAATCAGCGGATCCAGGAGGATCTCGACCTCACCGCACGACCGATGATCTACCGTCTCGCCTTCGACATAGCACCCGGCGACGTGCTGTCCCGGTGA
- a CDS encoding DUF4267 domain-containing protein, with product MSHKNLNTALATAVVGFTFYLALSFISSPATSAPGFGLPSWPSGDGGGFLIVKGCRELAMGLGTGILLVTGQRRALGWVLLMTAVAPLGDMVNVLAHHGSMATAFGVHGLTSALIAVTGLLLLREAGRVRQAERASAPAPSAQPA from the coding sequence ATGTCGCACAAGAACCTCAACACCGCCCTGGCCACCGCCGTCGTCGGGTTCACCTTCTACCTCGCGTTGTCCTTCATCTCGAGCCCCGCGACGTCCGCCCCGGGCTTCGGCCTGCCGAGTTGGCCCTCCGGCGACGGCGGCGGCTTCCTCATCGTGAAAGGCTGCCGCGAACTCGCGATGGGCCTGGGTACGGGCATCCTGCTGGTGACCGGCCAGCGCCGCGCCCTCGGCTGGGTCCTGCTGATGACGGCCGTCGCCCCGCTCGGCGACATGGTCAACGTCCTTGCCCACCACGGCTCCATGGCCACCGCGTTCGGCGTCCACGGTCTGACCTCCGCGCTGATCGCGGTCACAGGCCTGCTGCTCCTCCGCGAGGCCGGCCGGGTGCGCCAAGCCGAGCGGGCCAGCGCCCCGGCGCCCTCCGCGCAGCCCGCCTGA
- a CDS encoding DUF2871 domain-containing protein translates to MKQLYWAAVAYTVLGLPSGLFYRELTKAHQFTGKTELAVVHTHLLALGTLFLLIVLVLEHQLALSNTRAYRWFFSVYNTGVLWTVSCMTVIGARTVLGYGEYRPLSELAGIGHVLLTFGFVLFFLTVHQAITDRRKDLVPS, encoded by the coding sequence ATGAAACAGCTCTACTGGGCCGCCGTCGCCTATACCGTCCTGGGCCTGCCCTCGGGCCTGTTCTACCGCGAACTCACCAAGGCCCACCAATTCACCGGCAAGACCGAACTCGCCGTGGTCCACACTCACCTGCTGGCGTTGGGAACATTGTTCCTGCTGATCGTCCTGGTGCTCGAACACCAACTCGCCCTGTCGAACACCCGCGCCTACCGCTGGTTCTTCAGCGTCTACAACACCGGTGTCCTCTGGACGGTGTCGTGCATGACCGTCATCGGTGCCCGGACCGTTCTCGGGTACGGCGAATACCGGCCACTGTCGGAGCTGGCCGGCATCGGTCATGTCCTGCTGACGTTCGGATTCGTGCTCTTCTTCCTCACCGTGCACCAGGCCATCACAGATCGCCGCAAGGACCTGGTTCCCTCGTGA
- a CDS encoding EamA family transporter yields MRHHHHTARDQTTRFHTRGKSVVPSPWQATSVSLATLITIAAGPVLVLALERLTGRCELNRWMIATIVLSLAGLALLVGLPSGGFAVTALLGSAALSLLAAAGFVAVTLLGAHPIPAMDDLATTGISFTIGGVLLAPIAEGTTCSTFDPSPAALGLLLGLATAPTAVAYTLYFRGLRGVSATIVTLLETLTAAVLGAFLLGDQLGIAGTTGALMLAVAVVIAPKAQPSVAN; encoded by the coding sequence ATGCGTCACCATCACCACACGGCCCGCGACCAGACAACACGGTTCCATACCCGCGGCAAATCGGTGGTCCCATCACCCTGGCAAGCGACATCCGTCAGTCTGGCCACCCTGATCACGATCGCCGCGGGTCCCGTTCTCGTGCTGGCGCTGGAACGGCTCACGGGCCGATGCGAACTCAATCGCTGGATGATCGCCACGATCGTTCTTTCACTGGCCGGTCTCGCACTGCTCGTAGGACTCCCCTCGGGCGGATTCGCCGTGACCGCTCTGCTCGGCAGTGCGGCATTGTCGCTACTGGCCGCCGCCGGGTTCGTGGCCGTGACACTGTTGGGCGCTCATCCGATACCCGCGATGGATGATCTGGCGACGACCGGGATCAGCTTCACCATCGGCGGCGTGTTGCTGGCACCGATCGCGGAGGGGACGACCTGCTCGACGTTCGATCCCAGCCCGGCCGCTCTCGGACTGCTCCTGGGCTTGGCCACGGCCCCGACCGCGGTCGCTTACACGCTGTACTTCCGCGGTCTCCGCGGCGTCAGCGCCACGATCGTCACCCTGTTGGAAACCCTGACGGCCGCCGTCCTCGGCGCGTTCTTGCTCGGGGATCAGCTCGGCATCGCGGGTACGACGGGAGCGCTCATGCTGGCCGTGGCGGTCGTGATCGCTCCGAAGGCACAGCCCTCCGTGGCGAACTGA